In Acidobacteriota bacterium, one genomic interval encodes:
- a CDS encoding acetate--CoA ligase family protein — MPNARSLDPIFRPRSVAVIGASRDKSSIGREILHNLLEGDYNGPIFPVNPRSPMVHSLKSYPSVLDIPDPVDLAVVVVRRDLVLDTVEECGRKGVKGLVVITAGFKEAGEEGGRLEAKLRDKVRHHGMRMIGPNCMGVINTESRISLNATFARAKPLPGKIGFVSQSGALGEAILAHAREMGLGVSMFASVGNKTDISGNDLLEYWADDDSVSLILLYLESFGNPRKFRQLAQRITRTKPILAVKAGRSAAGARAAGTHTGALAGLDVAVETLLDQCGVLRASTIQEMFVFAQALATQPLPRGKRVAVVTNAGGPGILAADALENLGMSLPPLAPASLDALRAVLPPEATPANPIDLIASARDDRYRAAVKIAAGDPNVDALLVIFVSPIMIDAHSVAVAIVEATRGTDKPVAMCFMGKLGQEEGRKVFDAAGIPVYVFPELAAVGLASMERCRALRAREAGNVVALDLDGAAASGILAGARAAGRRDLSLVESLDLLDAAGIPTAARRVVASEAEAIAFGLDAGYPIVLKVVATALSHKTEAGGVRVDLRNGDEAGAAYRKMAKDLARFGEGSRILAQKMTAGREVIFGVTHDSQFGPLAMFGLGGVYVEVLKDVTFKILPLTDREAGDMVRGVRGFPILAGVRGEKPVDLAVLEEMLLRLSRLISDHPSIEALDVNPFFAAETRGASAAVDARVRLKEIEETRP; from the coding sequence TTGCCGAACGCCCGTTCCCTCGACCCGATCTTCCGCCCGCGCTCCGTCGCCGTCATCGGCGCTTCGCGCGACAAGAGCTCGATCGGGCGCGAGATCCTCCACAACCTCCTGGAGGGGGATTACAACGGCCCGATTTTCCCGGTGAACCCCCGATCTCCGATGGTCCACTCGCTCAAGTCGTACCCGAGCGTCCTGGACATCCCCGATCCCGTCGATCTCGCCGTGGTCGTGGTGAGGCGCGACCTCGTCCTCGACACCGTCGAGGAGTGCGGGCGCAAGGGGGTGAAGGGGCTCGTGGTGATCACCGCCGGCTTCAAGGAGGCGGGGGAGGAGGGAGGTCGCCTGGAGGCGAAGCTGAGGGACAAGGTCCGCCACCACGGCATGAGGATGATCGGCCCGAACTGCATGGGCGTCATCAACACCGAGAGCCGGATCAGCCTGAACGCCACCTTCGCGCGGGCAAAGCCGCTCCCGGGGAAGATCGGCTTCGTCTCCCAGAGCGGCGCCCTCGGCGAGGCGATCCTCGCGCACGCGCGCGAGATGGGCCTGGGCGTCTCGATGTTCGCGAGCGTCGGCAACAAGACCGACATCTCCGGCAACGACCTCCTCGAGTACTGGGCCGACGACGACAGCGTGTCGCTGATCCTGCTGTACCTGGAGTCGTTCGGAAACCCGCGGAAGTTCCGCCAGCTCGCGCAGCGCATCACGCGCACGAAGCCGATCCTCGCGGTGAAGGCCGGGCGATCGGCCGCGGGGGCGCGCGCCGCCGGGACCCACACGGGCGCCCTCGCCGGGCTCGACGTGGCCGTCGAGACGCTCCTCGATCAGTGCGGCGTCCTGCGAGCCTCGACGATCCAGGAGATGTTCGTCTTCGCCCAGGCGCTCGCCACGCAGCCGCTCCCGCGCGGCAAGCGGGTCGCCGTCGTCACGAACGCCGGCGGGCCCGGCATCCTCGCCGCCGACGCCCTAGAGAACCTCGGGATGAGCCTCCCGCCGCTCGCCCCCGCGTCGCTCGACGCGCTGCGCGCCGTGCTCCCCCCGGAGGCGACCCCCGCCAACCCGATCGACCTCATCGCCTCGGCCCGCGACGATCGCTACCGCGCCGCGGTGAAGATCGCGGCGGGAGATCCCAACGTCGACGCCCTCCTCGTCATCTTCGTCTCGCCGATCATGATCGACGCGCACTCGGTGGCCGTCGCCATCGTCGAGGCGACGCGCGGCACCGACAAGCCGGTCGCGATGTGCTTCATGGGGAAGCTCGGACAGGAAGAAGGTCGCAAGGTCTTCGACGCGGCCGGCATCCCCGTCTACGTCTTCCCGGAGCTCGCAGCCGTCGGGCTCGCGTCGATGGAGCGGTGCCGGGCCCTCCGGGCGCGCGAGGCGGGCAACGTCGTCGCGCTCGACCTCGACGGCGCCGCGGCCTCGGGAATCCTCGCGGGGGCGCGCGCCGCCGGCCGCAGGGATCTGAGCCTGGTCGAATCGCTCGACCTCCTCGACGCCGCCGGCATCCCCACGGCCGCGCGCCGCGTCGTCGCCTCGGAGGCCGAGGCGATCGCCTTCGGCCTCGACGCCGGGTACCCGATCGTGCTCAAGGTCGTGGCGACGGCGCTCAGCCACAAGACCGAGGCGGGCGGCGTGCGCGTCGATCTGCGGAACGGCGACGAGGCGGGGGCCGCGTATCGCAAGATGGCGAAGGATCTGGCGAGGTTCGGCGAGGGATCCCGCATCCTCGCGCAGAAGATGACGGCCGGGCGCGAGGTGATCTTCGGCGTCACGCACGACTCTCAGTTCGGCCCGCTCGCGATGTTCGGCCTCGGCGGCGTCTACGTCGAGGTCCTCAAGGACGTCACGTTCAAAATCCTCCCCCTGACCGACCGGGAGGCGGGGGACATGGTCCGCGGCGTCCGCGGCTTCCCGATCCTCGCGGGGGTGCGCGGGGAAAAGCCGGTCGATCTCGCGGTCCTCGAGGAGATGCTCCTGCGCCTCAGCCGGCTGATCTCGGACCACCCTTCGATCGAAGCGCTCGACGTGAACCCCTTCTTCGCCGCCGAGACGCGCGGAGCGTCCGCCGCCGTGGATGCGCGCGTGAGGCTCAAGGAGATCGAGGAGACCCGCCCGTGA
- a CDS encoding PaaI family thioesterase: MCFGCGPANEKGLRIRSFERGDEVVAEWKASPHHLAFEGVVSGGICGALLDCHSNWTAARHLMKARGAAALPSTVTAEFHVTLKRPTPIAATLTIRARVVESEEDRAVVEATIEANGKVTASCRATFVAVTEGHPAYHRW; this comes from the coding sequence ATGTGCTTCGGCTGCGGCCCCGCGAACGAGAAGGGGCTCCGCATCCGGAGCTTCGAGCGGGGCGACGAGGTGGTCGCCGAGTGGAAGGCCTCCCCCCATCACCTCGCGTTCGAAGGGGTGGTGAGCGGCGGCATCTGCGGCGCGCTCCTCGACTGCCACAGCAACTGGACGGCGGCGCGCCATCTCATGAAGGCGCGCGGCGCGGCGGCGCTTCCGTCCACGGTCACCGCCGAATTCCACGTCACGTTGAAGCGGCCCACGCCGATCGCGGCCACGCTGACGATCCGCGCGCGCGTCGTCGAGTCGGAGGAGGATCGCGCCGTGGTCGAGGCGACGATCGAGGCGAACGGGAAGGTCACCGCGAGCTGCCGCGCGACGTTCGTCGCCGTCACGGAGGGGCACCCCGCGTATCATCGTTGGTAA
- a CDS encoding RluA family pseudouridine synthase has protein sequence MARRGNDEIPDGAKITVLPRAAEAAAPPVPILFEDEHLIVAEKPAGLITVSARSKGEESLWSSLRRMLKARAKDESIHLVHRLDERASGLLVFAKTEGVKRSLKALFERHTIDRRYAAIVEGTILKDEGEIRSRLVPLDEPMHRVRSITPKDPESLREAAKDAITRYRKRGEGNGVSALEVKLLSGRKHQIRVHFAEAGHPIAGDVLYGAERAERLFLHAWVLGFTHPVTGKPLEFVSSVPRDFRKKVPGAFDAPSRTFPAMAQPLATQPKPPAPSGDARAPKPPSTRTKPSSRNDRRPGGPRKPGRGAR, from the coding sequence GTGGCCCGGCGCGGGAACGACGAGATCCCCGACGGGGCGAAGATCACCGTCCTCCCCCGGGCCGCCGAGGCGGCGGCCCCGCCGGTCCCGATCCTCTTCGAGGACGAGCACCTGATCGTCGCCGAAAAGCCCGCCGGCCTCATCACCGTCTCCGCGCGCTCGAAAGGCGAGGAGTCGCTCTGGTCGTCGCTGAGGCGGATGCTGAAGGCGCGCGCGAAGGACGAGTCGATTCATCTCGTGCACCGCCTCGACGAGCGCGCCTCGGGGCTCCTCGTCTTTGCGAAGACCGAGGGGGTGAAGAGATCCCTCAAGGCCCTCTTCGAGCGGCACACGATCGATCGCCGGTACGCCGCCATCGTCGAGGGAACGATCCTGAAGGACGAAGGGGAGATTCGGAGCCGCCTCGTCCCCCTCGATGAGCCGATGCACCGCGTGCGCAGCATCACGCCGAAAGATCCCGAGTCGCTCCGGGAGGCGGCGAAGGACGCGATCACGCGGTACCGCAAGCGCGGCGAGGGGAACGGGGTGAGCGCCCTCGAGGTGAAGCTCCTCTCGGGGAGGAAGCACCAGATCCGCGTCCACTTCGCGGAGGCGGGGCACCCGATCGCGGGGGACGTCCTCTACGGCGCGGAGAGGGCCGAGCGCCTTTTCCTCCACGCGTGGGTGCTGGGGTTCACGCACCCCGTCACGGGGAAGCCCCTCGAGTTCGTCTCGAGCGTGCCGCGCGATTTCCGGAAGAAGGTGCCGGGGGCCTTCGACGCGCCGAGCCGCACGTTTCCGGCCATGGCTCAGCCGCTCGCCACCCAGCCGAAGCCGCCGGCGCCTAGTGGTGATGCTCGTGCCCCGAAGCCCCCTTCGACGCGAACGAAACCTTCAAGTAGAAATGACAGGAGACCGGGCGGTCCCCGTAAACCGGGTCGAGGCGCGAGGTGA
- a CDS encoding creatininase family protein produces the protein MAFARLTYPEAEAAAKRGAVLILPVASVEPHGPHLPLDTDAVIAEGMAERAAATLRGEGMEGYVLPTLAYAVTDFARGFGGVVSISRATAVSMLTEVVTALVGQGFRRVVIANAHLEPAHLESIREAVAAIRAATGVETLFPDLTSKRWGRMLGAEFRSGACHAGSFEGSMVLARRPEGVKGEIMTSLPPNPTSLSKKILEGATDFRSAGGDRAYFGDPAAATAEEGELLLDVLAGILVTAVREGRSE, from the coding sequence CTGGCGTTCGCCCGCCTCACCTACCCCGAGGCGGAGGCGGCGGCGAAGCGCGGCGCCGTGCTCATCCTCCCGGTGGCGTCGGTGGAGCCTCACGGGCCGCACCTTCCGCTGGACACCGATGCCGTCATCGCCGAGGGGATGGCCGAGCGGGCGGCGGCCACGCTTCGCGGCGAGGGGATGGAAGGCTACGTCCTCCCGACGCTCGCCTACGCCGTCACCGACTTTGCGCGCGGCTTCGGCGGCGTGGTCTCGATCTCGCGAGCGACCGCGGTCTCGATGCTGACGGAGGTCGTCACGGCGCTCGTCGGCCAGGGGTTCCGGCGCGTCGTGATCGCGAACGCGCATCTCGAGCCGGCTCACCTCGAGTCGATCCGCGAGGCCGTGGCCGCAATCCGCGCGGCGACGGGCGTCGAAACGCTCTTCCCCGATCTGACATCGAAGCGGTGGGGACGGATGCTCGGCGCGGAGTTCCGCTCGGGCGCGTGCCACGCCGGGAGCTTCGAGGGCTCGATGGTCCTGGCGAGGCGCCCCGAAGGTGTGAAGGGGGAGATCATGACGTCGCTGCCGCCGAACCCAACGAGCCTCTCGAAAAAGATTCTGGAGGGCGCCACCGACTTCCGGTCGGCCGGAGGGGATCGCGCGTACTTCGGCGACCCCGCGGCGGCCACGGCCGAGGAGGGGGAGCTGCTGCTCGACGTCCTCGCCGGGATCCTCGTCACCGCGGTGCGCGAGGGGCGATCGGAGTGA
- a CDS encoding benzoate-CoA ligase family protein, whose protein sequence is MTDGPRDIAFPERFNLARYLLDDRIAEGRGDAPAVYEGDRVYTYRDVQALANRAGNVLRDLGVSPEDRVLIVLPDGIEFVATWFGALKVGGVFAMANTIHPASDYAYYLEYTRAPVAVISAELLPKFEEVLPTARHLEWLLVVEPRGAAHTTRHPSFWKKLEEADDDLVTYDTHRDDIAGWLFTSGTTGHPKAAVHFHRDFAFNIETYAKQVVGYTAKDVTLSVPKLFFGYATGTNLMFPFAAGGATALYPERAAPEKIFEMIEKHRPTVLTSVPTMINSMLQSPGAAARDLSCLRVCLSAGEALPAELYRRWIDTFGVEILDGIGSAEMFHIYISNRFGEVTPGSLGRLVPGYDARVAGPDGADVPIGQTGTLWVRGGSTALCYWQDRGKSRETFRGDWCVTGDQFRRDDRGLFWYEGRTDDMLKVSGIFVSPLEIEECLYRHDAVKDVCVVGGADREGLTRPRAYVTVREGASPSEALARELKDLAKKNLSPYKYPRWVCFVEDLPRSDRGKVQRKLIREGYPLTPIHAEIDLGGKE, encoded by the coding sequence ATGACCGACGGACCGCGCGACATCGCCTTCCCCGAGCGCTTCAACCTCGCGCGCTACCTCCTCGACGACCGAATCGCCGAGGGCCGCGGCGACGCGCCGGCCGTCTACGAGGGCGATCGCGTCTACACCTACCGTGACGTCCAGGCGCTCGCGAACCGGGCGGGCAACGTCCTCAGGGATCTCGGCGTCTCCCCCGAGGACCGCGTCCTCATCGTCCTTCCGGACGGGATCGAGTTCGTCGCCACGTGGTTCGGCGCGCTGAAGGTCGGCGGCGTCTTCGCCATGGCGAACACCATCCATCCCGCGAGCGACTACGCCTACTACCTCGAGTACACCCGCGCCCCCGTCGCCGTGATCTCCGCCGAACTCCTCCCGAAGTTCGAGGAAGTACTTCCGACCGCGCGCCACCTCGAGTGGCTCCTCGTCGTCGAGCCGCGAGGCGCCGCGCACACGACGAGACATCCCTCGTTCTGGAAGAAGCTCGAGGAAGCCGACGACGATCTCGTAACCTACGACACCCACCGCGACGACATCGCGGGGTGGCTCTTCACGTCGGGGACGACCGGCCACCCGAAGGCCGCTGTCCACTTCCACCGCGACTTCGCCTTCAACATCGAGACGTACGCGAAGCAGGTCGTCGGCTACACCGCGAAGGACGTCACTCTGAGCGTCCCGAAGCTCTTCTTCGGCTACGCGACCGGAACGAACCTGATGTTCCCGTTCGCCGCCGGCGGCGCGACGGCCCTCTATCCGGAGCGCGCCGCCCCCGAGAAGATCTTCGAGATGATCGAAAAACATCGCCCCACCGTCCTCACCTCGGTGCCGACGATGATCAACTCGATGCTCCAGTCCCCCGGCGCCGCCGCGCGGGATCTCTCTTGCCTCAGGGTCTGCCTCTCCGCCGGCGAAGCTCTCCCCGCCGAGCTGTACCGCCGCTGGATCGACACCTTCGGCGTCGAGATCCTCGACGGGATCGGATCGGCGGAGATGTTCCACATCTACATCTCGAACCGGTTCGGCGAGGTGACGCCGGGATCCCTCGGGCGCCTCGTCCCCGGGTACGACGCGCGCGTCGCGGGGCCGGACGGCGCGGACGTGCCGATCGGCCAGACGGGGACGCTCTGGGTCCGCGGCGGATCGACCGCCCTCTGCTACTGGCAGGACCGGGGGAAATCGCGCGAGACCTTCCGCGGCGACTGGTGCGTGACGGGGGACCAGTTCCGCCGGGACGACAGGGGGCTCTTCTGGTACGAGGGGCGCACCGACGACATGCTGAAGGTGTCGGGGATCTTCGTCTCCCCTCTCGAGATCGAGGAGTGCCTGTACCGACACGACGCCGTGAAGGACGTCTGCGTCGTCGGGGGCGCCGATCGCGAGGGCCTGACGCGCCCGCGCGCGTACGTGACGGTGCGCGAGGGGGCCTCCCCTTCCGAGGCGCTCGCGCGGGAGCTGAAGGACCTCGCGAAGAAGAACCTCTCGCCGTACAAGTACCCGCGCTGGGTCTGCTTCGTCGAGGACCTGCCTCGGAGCGATCGCGGGAAGGTGCAGCGGAAGCTCATCCGCGAGGGGTATCCCCTGACGCCCATCCACGCGGAGATCGATCTCGGGGGGAAGGAGTGA
- a CDS encoding nuclear transport factor 2 family protein, which yields MKILRLLVLSSALSAAFPSVHAASEIRPSGADLKKTALDYLSSERARQVEGVTAKEVEASLAFLTDTAVYEHPKAGARIEGKESIRRGMLGHAGSIRNPHDEVLSAVVGSGVVVLELHQSFEFQDETGWKDRAFDTAKVFEFDGDKIRRIIDYR from the coding sequence ATGAAGATCTTGCGCCTGCTCGTCCTCTCGAGTGCCCTCAGCGCGGCGTTCCCTTCCGTGCACGCAGCTTCCGAGATCCGCCCCTCCGGCGCGGATCTGAAAAAGACTGCGCTCGACTACCTCTCGTCCGAGCGGGCGCGGCAGGTTGAAGGAGTCACGGCGAAAGAGGTCGAGGCCTCCCTGGCGTTCCTGACGGACACCGCGGTCTACGAGCATCCGAAGGCCGGCGCGCGCATCGAAGGGAAGGAATCGATTCGACGCGGGATGCTCGGGCACGCCGGCTCCATCCGGAACCCGCATGACGAGGTGCTCTCGGCGGTCGTCGGCTCCGGCGTCGTCGTTCTCGAGCTGCACCAGTCGTTCGAGTTCCAGGACGAGACCGGCTGGAAGGATCGCGCGTTCGATACGGCCAAGGTTTTCGAGTTCGACGGCGACAAGATTCGGCGCATCATCGACTATCGGTAG
- a CDS encoding tryptophan 2,3-dioxygenase, with the protein MEKKKAESYGAYLKLPELLALQQPLSDPTEHDELLFIIIHQVYELWFKLILHEATAILGAAGRGETRRCSRHFRRIIEIQRVLLQQISVLETMTPADFLRFRDHLNPASGFQSHQFRELEFLSGMKDASTFPHLKLLPEDRARLERRLVEPDLRDAFDQLLGFGGFVVSEPRRESRIEALKTIYNSPSSHHDLYDLCEAMIEYDENFQLWRYHHVLMVERMIGHKIGTGGSEGVGYLTATLKKRCFPELWEARTHLGTGGYGG; encoded by the coding sequence TTGGAGAAGAAGAAGGCGGAGTCGTACGGGGCGTACCTCAAGCTCCCCGAGCTCCTGGCGCTCCAGCAGCCGCTCTCCGATCCGACGGAGCACGACGAGCTTCTCTTCATCATCATCCACCAGGTCTACGAGCTCTGGTTCAAGCTGATCCTCCACGAGGCGACGGCGATCCTCGGGGCCGCGGGGCGCGGCGAGACGCGTCGCTGCTCGCGCCACTTCCGGCGGATCATCGAGATCCAGCGGGTGCTCTTGCAGCAGATCTCGGTTCTCGAGACGATGACGCCGGCCGACTTCCTGCGCTTCCGCGATCACCTGAACCCGGCGAGCGGCTTCCAGTCGCACCAGTTCCGGGAGCTGGAGTTCCTCTCGGGGATGAAGGACGCTTCGACCTTCCCGCACCTGAAGCTGCTCCCGGAGGATCGCGCGCGTTTGGAGCGGCGGCTGGTGGAGCCGGATCTGCGCGATGCGTTCGATCAGCTTCTGGGCTTCGGGGGGTTCGTCGTCTCGGAGCCGCGGCGCGAGTCACGCATCGAGGCGCTCAAGACGATCTACAACTCGCCGTCGTCGCACCACGATCTGTACGACCTCTGCGAGGCGATGATCGAGTACGACGAGAACTTCCAGCTCTGGCGGTACCACCACGTGCTGATGGTCGAGAGGATGATCGGCCACAAGATCGGCACCGGCGGCAGCGAAGGGGTCGGGTATCTCACGGCCACGCTCAAGAAGCGGTGCTTCCCGGAGCTGTGGGAGGCGCGCACGCATCTGGGGACGGGCGGGTACGGGGGCTGA
- a CDS encoding aminotransferase class V-fold PLP-dependent enzyme — MVSHSLGAMPKGVHSRLADFATLWESRGVLAWSDAWWKMSLTVGDTLGEIFGAPPGSVCMHQNVSVCESIIASSLDFSRKRNKVVYTQMNFPSVMYVWEERKRFGARVQVVPSDDGIHIDIDRLLHAIDEETLIVPISHVLFKSAFIVDAAAVVEKAHKVGALVMLDMYQSAGTVPVNVTDLGVDFATGGSVKWLCGGPGAGYLYVRPDIQPQFTPAVTGWAAHAQPFAFETGALRPADGIARYLHGTPVVAPLYHALPGYEIVRAAGVPNIRAKSMRQTARMIEQALARGWKINSPMDPALRGGTVVVNVPHSEAVAVELVARKFIVDHRPGAGIRIAPHFYTRDEECDATIAEIGKILDTRAYEPHLAAARAGH, encoded by the coding sequence ATGGTGTCGCACTCCCTCGGCGCGATGCCGAAGGGGGTTCACTCCCGCCTCGCCGACTTCGCGACGCTCTGGGAATCGCGGGGCGTCCTCGCGTGGAGCGACGCGTGGTGGAAGATGTCGCTCACCGTCGGCGACACGCTCGGCGAGATCTTCGGGGCGCCGCCGGGCTCCGTCTGCATGCACCAGAACGTGTCGGTCTGCGAGTCGATCATCGCGTCGAGCCTCGACTTCTCGAGGAAGCGCAACAAGGTCGTCTACACGCAGATGAACTTCCCCAGCGTCATGTACGTGTGGGAGGAGCGGAAGCGCTTCGGTGCGCGCGTCCAGGTCGTGCCGAGCGACGACGGCATCCACATCGATATCGACCGCCTCCTCCACGCCATCGACGAGGAGACGCTCATCGTCCCGATCTCCCACGTGCTCTTCAAGAGCGCCTTCATCGTGGACGCCGCGGCGGTCGTCGAGAAGGCCCACAAGGTCGGCGCCCTCGTCATGCTCGACATGTACCAGTCGGCGGGGACCGTCCCCGTCAACGTCACCGATCTCGGCGTCGACTTCGCCACCGGCGGGTCGGTCAAGTGGCTCTGCGGCGGCCCCGGAGCCGGGTACCTCTACGTCCGCCCCGACATCCAGCCTCAGTTCACTCCCGCCGTCACCGGCTGGGCGGCGCACGCGCAGCCCTTCGCCTTCGAGACCGGCGCCCTCCGCCCTGCCGACGGGATCGCGCGGTACCTCCACGGCACGCCGGTGGTCGCGCCTCTCTACCACGCGCTCCCGGGGTACGAGATCGTGCGCGCCGCCGGCGTCCCGAACATCCGCGCGAAGTCGATGCGCCAGACGGCCCGGATGATCGAGCAGGCGCTCGCCCGCGGCTGGAAGATCAACTCGCCGATGGATCCGGCGCTTCGCGGCGGCACGGTGGTGGTGAACGTGCCGCACTCCGAGGCGGTCGCGGTCGAGCTCGTCGCCCGGAAGTTCATCGTGGATCACCGCCCCGGCGCCGGGATCCGGATCGCGCCTCATTTCTACACGAGGGACGAAGAGTGCGACGCGACGATCGCCGAGATCGGGAAGATCCTCGACACGCGCGCCTACGAGCCGCACCTCGCGGCCGCGCGCGCCGGGCACTGA
- a CDS encoding NADH:flavin oxidoreductase, which produces MKLLEPFDVGAARLPNRVVLTAMVTRLSGEDGHVNREIRDRYVRFAKGEPGLIVLEAMAVHEAKSGPLLRIGDDRFLPGLTDLGRAIHDAGPSKVFPQIIHFLKISRSGWRQKISDLTLPEIRSITENYAAAAERARRAGFDGVELHMAHAYTLSSFLSARNARGDEYGRSLENRMRLPTEVIASVRRAIGDGFPLGVRFDAEECIKDGYTILDARQIALRFARLGADYLSLSAGGKFEDAIHKAGDPLYPYTGYSGDRCMPPDSYPDGANNLLAAGVKAFLLAHRSATPVVTTGKIRSPREAEEILARGDADLIGMARALLADPDWTKKVKENREGAIVRCIYGNVCKNLDENFKRVRCVLWPAGSLQAPQSFDTEAPTWPSGRELVATAKAGRISLFWKPAADGEAVYGYEVLRAEAGAAAVHVTSVKGCSYNDYDVVAGVAYTYTVRAYDLAGNRSVPTDPAGAVLSYPEAARERLSGRVS; this is translated from the coding sequence GTGAAGCTCCTCGAGCCCTTCGACGTGGGGGCGGCTCGCCTCCCGAACCGCGTCGTCCTCACCGCGATGGTGACGCGCTTGTCCGGCGAGGACGGGCACGTCAACCGCGAGATCCGCGACCGCTACGTCCGCTTCGCGAAGGGGGAGCCGGGGCTCATCGTCCTCGAGGCGATGGCGGTGCACGAGGCGAAGTCGGGGCCGCTCCTCCGCATCGGCGACGACCGGTTCCTGCCGGGGCTGACGGATCTCGGCCGGGCGATCCACGACGCCGGGCCGTCGAAGGTCTTCCCGCAGATCATCCACTTCCTCAAGATCTCCCGATCGGGGTGGCGCCAGAAGATCTCGGATCTCACGCTCCCCGAGATCCGATCCATCACGGAGAACTACGCCGCCGCGGCGGAGAGGGCGCGCCGCGCCGGCTTCGACGGCGTCGAGCTCCACATGGCGCACGCCTACACCCTCTCGTCGTTCCTCTCGGCGCGGAACGCCCGCGGCGACGAGTACGGCCGCTCGCTCGAGAACCGGATGCGCCTTCCCACCGAGGTGATCGCCTCCGTCCGCCGCGCCATCGGCGACGGCTTCCCCCTCGGCGTCCGCTTCGACGCCGAGGAGTGCATCAAGGACGGCTACACGATCCTCGACGCGCGGCAGATCGCCCTCCGCTTCGCGCGGCTCGGCGCCGACTACCTGTCGCTCTCGGCCGGCGGGAAGTTCGAGGACGCGATCCACAAGGCCGGCGATCCGCTGTACCCGTACACGGGGTATTCCGGCGATCGGTGCATGCCCCCCGACTCGTATCCCGACGGCGCGAACAACCTGCTGGCCGCCGGCGTGAAGGCATTCCTCCTCGCGCACCGGTCGGCGACGCCGGTCGTGACCACGGGGAAGATCCGCTCCCCCCGCGAGGCCGAGGAGATCCTCGCGCGCGGCGACGCCGATCTCATCGGGATGGCGCGCGCCCTCCTCGCCGATCCCGACTGGACGAAGAAGGTGAAGGAGAACCGCGAGGGGGCGATCGTCCGCTGCATCTATGGAAATGTCTGCAAGAACCTCGACGAGAACTTCAAGAGAGTTCGCTGCGTCCTGTGGCCGGCAGGCTCGCTCCAGGCGCCTCAGAGCTTCGACACCGAAGCCCCCACGTGGCCGTCGGGACGCGAGCTGGTGGCCACGGCGAAGGCGGGGCGCATCAGCCTCTTCTGGAAGCCGGCGGCGGACGGCGAGGCCGTCTACGGCTACGAGGTGCTGCGCGCGGAGGCCGGGGCCGCGGCGGTGCACGTCACGTCGGTGAAGGGGTGCTCGTACAACGACTACGACGTCGTCGCCGGCGTCGCCTACACCTACACGGTGCGGGCCTACGACCTCGCGGGGAACCGGAGCGTCCCGACCGACCCCGCCGGGGCCGTTCTGTCGTACCCTGAGGCGGCTCGGGAGCGCCTGAGCGGGAGGGTCTCTTGA